The proteins below are encoded in one region of Scatophagus argus isolate fScaArg1 chromosome 24, fScaArg1.pri, whole genome shotgun sequence:
- the LOC124055442 gene encoding four and a half LIM domains protein 2-like yields MCLCFILPDRWLRQEISVKMTERYDCTECKESLYGQKYILKEENPYCVKCYEALFSHNCEVCQLLIGCTSKDLSYKDRHWHSECFLCIKCSRSLVDWPFATKDDMPMCIECYSNEFSAKCHACLKTIMPGSKKMEHKGNSWHENCFICNRCQQPMGTRSFVQRDANNYCLPCYEKQFAQQCVHCKKPITTGGVNYRDQPWHKECFVCIGCKQQLAGQRFTSRDDFAYCLNCFCNLFAKKCAYCTTPISGLGGSKYISFEHRQWHNDCFNCKRCCVSLVGRGFLTCKDDILCPDCSKDF; encoded by the exons atgtgtttatgttttattttaccagACAGGTGGCTCAGACAGGAGATTTCAGTCAAAATGACTGAACGCTACGACTGTACAGAGTGCAAGGAGTCCTTGTATGGGCAAAAGTACATCCTGAAGGAGGAAAACCCGTACTGCGTTAAGTGCTACGAGGCTCTTTTCTCCCACAACTGTGAGGTTTGCCAGTTGCTCATCGGCTGCACCAGCAAG GATCTGTCGTACAAGGACCGCCACTGGCACAGCGAATGCTTCCTCTGCATTAAGTGCAGCCGATCTCTGGTGGATTGGCCTTTTGCCACCAAGGATGACATGCCGATGTGCATCGAGTGCTACAGCAACGAGTTCTCAGCCAAGTGCCACGCATGCCTGAAGACCATCATGCCAG GCTCTAAAAAGATGGAGCATAAGGGCAACAGTTGGCACGAGAATTGTTTCATCTGCAACCGCTGCCAGCAGCCCATGGGCACCAGGAGCTTCGTGCAGAGGGACGCCAACAACTACTGCCTGCCCTGCTATGAGAAGCAGTTTGCCCAGCAGTGCGTCCACTGCAAGAAG CCCATCACCACTGGAGGAGTGAACTACCGTGACCAGCCTTGGCACAAGGAGTGCTTCGTTTGCATCGGGTGCAAGCAGCAGCTGGCCGGCCAGCGGTTCACCTCTCGGGACGACTTCGCCTACTGCCTCAACTGCTTCTGCAACCTGTTTGCCAAGAAATGTGCCTACTGCACCACCCCGATCAGCG GCCTCGGGGGCAGCAAATACATCTCGTTTGAGCACCGCCAGTGGCACAACGACTGCTTCAACTGCAAAAGGTGCTGCGTGTCTCTGGTCGGCCGGGGTTTCCTGACATGCAAAGATGACATCCTCTGCCCCGACTGCAGCAAAGACTTCTGA
- the LOC124055560 gene encoding PI-PLC X domain-containing protein 1-like isoform X2, with amino-acid sequence MGDEERQQLRGNPDWMSCLPEELLDVPLWNLAIPGSHDSMSFCLDVSSPVLRSEPCLLRGMDRLFPCCTRPCVSRWATTQSVLSDQCDLGIRFLDLRIAKKPSGGSRLFFAHGIYTLVTVKEALDELATWLDAHPQEILIISCSHFESLTDEDHVHLVKFIIWLFGKKLCSSQDTPTLRSCWSRGQQVVVSYDNQQMVLQHPELWTGIPYWYADSPDPKKVIVYLEDQKCRGRPAGFYAIGLNLTEDAPYVLLHPLQNMKKMTMRALSVLLRWASEQRPGSEAGRVNILCCDFVGVSQFCSLVIGLNYKLLRGASTSAPRSVRRTPAASASEVTGCCHSNRTGDPTP; translated from the exons ATGGGAGACGAAGAGCGGCAACAGCTCCGAGGAAACCCGGACTGGATGTCCTGTTTACCGGAGGAGCTGCTTGATGTCCCGCTGTGGAACCTGGCCATACCGG GGAGCCATGACagcatgtctttctgtctggatgtctcctctcctgtcctgaGATCAGAGCCCTGTCTCCTCAGAGGGATGGACCGGCTGTTTCCCTGCTGCACTCGACCCTGTGTCTCCCGCTGGGCCACCACACAG TCTGTCCTCAGTGATCAGTGTGATCTTGGGATTCGTTTCTTGGACCTGCGGATCGCCAAGAAGCCATCAGGAGGCAGCAGATTGTTCTTTGCCCACGGCATCTACACACTGGTGACTGTGAAG GAGGCTCTGGATGAACTGGCTACCTGGTTGGACGCTCATCCACAAGagattttaataatttcttGCTCCCACTTTGAATCACTGACTGATGAAGATCACGTCCACCTTGTGAAGTTCATCATCTGGTTGTTTGGGAAGAAACTCTGCTCCTCACAG GACACTCCAACTCTGCGTTCCTGTTGGTCCAGAGGTCAGCAGGTTGTTGTTTCCTATGACAACCAGCAAATGGTGCTGCAGCACCCTGAGCTGTGGACTGGAATACCTTACTG GTACGCCGACAGCCCAGATCCTAAGAAGGTGATCGTGTACCTGGAGGACCAGAAGTGCAGAGGGAGACCAG CTGGTTTTTACGCCATTGGACTGAACCTGACAGAAGACGCTCCTTACGTCCTCCTCCATCCCCTGCAGAACATGAAGAAGATGACGATGAGGGCTCTCTCGGTGCTGCTCCGCTGGGCGAGCGAGCAGAGGCCCGGGAGCGAGGCGGGTCGAGTCAACATCCTCTGCTGCGACTTTGTGGGCGTCAGTCAGTTCTGCTCGCTTGTGATCGGCCTAAACTACAAACTGCTGCGTGGAGCCAGCACGTCCGCTCCCCGTTCTGTCCGCAGGACGCCGGCAGCGTCTGCCTCGGAAGTCACCGGCTGTTGCCATAGCAACCGGACTGGAGATCCCACGCCGTGA
- the LOC124055560 gene encoding PI-PLC X domain-containing protein 1-like isoform X1 — protein sequence MGDEERQQLRGNPDWMSCLPEELLDVPLWNLAIPGSHDSMSFCLDVSSPVLRSEPCLLRGMDRLFPCCTRPCVSRWATTQQSVLSDQCDLGIRFLDLRIAKKPSGGSRLFFAHGIYTLVTVKEALDELATWLDAHPQEILIISCSHFESLTDEDHVHLVKFIIWLFGKKLCSSQDTPTLRSCWSRGQQVVVSYDNQQMVLQHPELWTGIPYWYADSPDPKKVIVYLEDQKCRGRPAGFYAIGLNLTEDAPYVLLHPLQNMKKMTMRALSVLLRWASEQRPGSEAGRVNILCCDFVGVSQFCSLVIGLNYKLLRGASTSAPRSVRRTPAASASEVTGCCHSNRTGDPTP from the exons ATGGGAGACGAAGAGCGGCAACAGCTCCGAGGAAACCCGGACTGGATGTCCTGTTTACCGGAGGAGCTGCTTGATGTCCCGCTGTGGAACCTGGCCATACCGG GGAGCCATGACagcatgtctttctgtctggatgtctcctctcctgtcctgaGATCAGAGCCCTGTCTCCTCAGAGGGATGGACCGGCTGTTTCCCTGCTGCACTCGACCCTGTGTCTCCCGCTGGGCCACCACACAG CAGTCTGTCCTCAGTGATCAGTGTGATCTTGGGATTCGTTTCTTGGACCTGCGGATCGCCAAGAAGCCATCAGGAGGCAGCAGATTGTTCTTTGCCCACGGCATCTACACACTGGTGACTGTGAAG GAGGCTCTGGATGAACTGGCTACCTGGTTGGACGCTCATCCACAAGagattttaataatttcttGCTCCCACTTTGAATCACTGACTGATGAAGATCACGTCCACCTTGTGAAGTTCATCATCTGGTTGTTTGGGAAGAAACTCTGCTCCTCACAG GACACTCCAACTCTGCGTTCCTGTTGGTCCAGAGGTCAGCAGGTTGTTGTTTCCTATGACAACCAGCAAATGGTGCTGCAGCACCCTGAGCTGTGGACTGGAATACCTTACTG GTACGCCGACAGCCCAGATCCTAAGAAGGTGATCGTGTACCTGGAGGACCAGAAGTGCAGAGGGAGACCAG CTGGTTTTTACGCCATTGGACTGAACCTGACAGAAGACGCTCCTTACGTCCTCCTCCATCCCCTGCAGAACATGAAGAAGATGACGATGAGGGCTCTCTCGGTGCTGCTCCGCTGGGCGAGCGAGCAGAGGCCCGGGAGCGAGGCGGGTCGAGTCAACATCCTCTGCTGCGACTTTGTGGGCGTCAGTCAGTTCTGCTCGCTTGTGATCGGCCTAAACTACAAACTGCTGCGTGGAGCCAGCACGTCCGCTCCCCGTTCTGTCCGCAGGACGCCGGCAGCGTCTGCCTCGGAAGTCACCGGCTGTTGCCATAGCAACCGGACTGGAGATCCCACGCCGTGA